A window of the Natronomonas salina genome harbors these coding sequences:
- a CDS encoding FlaD/FlaE family flagellar protein, translating into MSSRLNPRDYDIEELRAAFQANRGENREPVGEEALEQQYVPQSDSERAALERDGKWLTAGDTCAQRTQKPVKNATDGGHPEKARGQADRGHSEATASMHEADEGRSQARPLPTADSDDPDVLPLTQIPTAYTAQQEILDWMDGLLSASGPQGTMEALKYYEAIGWLSPECRDQLEKFAEGLRTAGCTDSRPLVIDDHRESLQYIATLARCQ; encoded by the coding sequence ATGTCGAGCCGGTTGAATCCCCGGGACTACGATATAGAAGAGCTCCGGGCCGCCTTCCAGGCTAACAGGGGTGAGAACAGAGAACCTGTTGGCGAAGAGGCTTTAGAGCAGCAGTATGTCCCCCAATCGGATTCGGAAAGGGCAGCTCTCGAACGAGATGGGAAATGGCTGACAGCAGGCGATACCTGCGCGCAACGGACGCAGAAGCCGGTCAAGAATGCGACTGATGGGGGGCACCCCGAGAAAGCCCGTGGGCAAGCGGATAGGGGCCACTCGGAAGCGACAGCCTCGATGCATGAAGCCGATGAGGGGCGATCACAGGCTCGTCCTCTCCCGACGGCTGATTCGGACGATCCTGATGTACTCCCTCTCACGCAGATACCTACCGCCTACACCGCCCAACAGGAAATACTCGATTGGATGGACGGACTGCTATCAGCGAGCGGGCCACAGGGGACGATGGAGGCTCTGAAGTACTACGAAGCTATCGGGTGGCTCTCACCGGAATGTCGCGACCAGCTGGAGAAGTTCGCAGAGGGGTTGAGAACGGCTGGCTGTACGGATTCGCGACCGCTTGTTATCGACGACCACCGCGAGAGTCTGCAGTACATCGCGACACTGGCACGGTGTCAATGA
- a CDS encoding rod shape-determining protein, with product MAVTKASDGEPAEELVPVGVKLGSTRTVIVYPDGDERVAVESMTCLTTYRDVLVDEQRRLYGEDAATEYPDESQFMIRNGLPVDAESTDLASTFFSELLAGNGIPRNSAVVYAIPAIDNEAGLRHFERVVEESPIGRGPVRSYPESLCGALPVFEERLDAIDEVFATVNLGGTIFEACAYRYGEQLAQWSTSSITGNRVDRRIANYVEAETQGRVNIDATTAREYKEGHADFESYEPFTDVVQQPGGGSHEFTVECSVMDAVDEYVDQAVEAITTGFLVDLERAYPDIYDRALDRPIVLTGGMACIPGLANVFATRLGQALQHDITLTHAERPDLAAAQGAYEIAARLIEVE from the coding sequence GTGGCTGTGACCAAGGCTTCAGACGGTGAGCCAGCGGAGGAACTGGTGCCGGTCGGAGTCAAGCTCGGGAGTACCCGCACGGTCATCGTCTATCCGGACGGCGACGAGAGGGTCGCTGTGGAGTCGATGACCTGCCTCACCACCTATCGAGACGTGCTCGTCGATGAACAGCGTAGACTCTATGGCGAGGATGCAGCGACCGAATATCCGGACGAATCACAGTTCATGATTCGGAACGGACTGCCAGTAGATGCGGAGAGCACCGATCTGGCGTCGACGTTCTTTTCCGAATTGCTCGCGGGCAACGGAATCCCGAGGAATAGCGCTGTCGTTTACGCCATTCCGGCCATAGACAACGAGGCGGGGTTGCGGCACTTCGAGCGGGTTGTCGAGGAGAGCCCTATCGGACGAGGACCAGTCCGCAGTTACCCCGAGTCCCTTTGTGGAGCACTACCAGTGTTTGAAGAGCGGTTGGATGCCATCGATGAGGTGTTCGCGACCGTAAACCTCGGTGGGACGATTTTCGAAGCCTGTGCGTACCGCTACGGCGAACAGCTGGCACAATGGTCGACCAGCTCTATTACAGGCAATCGGGTTGATCGACGCATCGCCAACTACGTCGAGGCTGAAACGCAGGGCCGTGTGAACATCGATGCAACGACCGCCAGGGAGTATAAGGAAGGGCACGCGGATTTTGAGAGCTATGAGCCCTTCACAGATGTTGTTCAACAGCCCGGAGGCGGCTCTCACGAATTCACCGTAGAGTGCAGCGTCATGGACGCGGTTGATGAGTATGTCGACCAGGCTGTCGAAGCGATCACAACCGGGTTCCTCGTCGATCTCGAGCGGGCGTATCCAGACATCTATGACCGGGCGCTTGATCGACCCATCGTGCTCACCGGTGGCATGGCTTGTATCCCGGGACTTGCAAATGTCTTCGCGACCCGCCTTGGTCAGGCTCTTCAGCACGATATCACACTGACCCACGCCGAACGACCGGACCTTGCCGCTGCACAAGGGGCCTACGAAATCGCCGCGCGTCTCATCGAGGTCGAGTGA
- a CDS encoding helix-turn-helix transcriptional regulator: MPAEGESGTSIEQLYQELTEVESSGSASSDPSHRSAEIVETVTEQLFPDWTSRFDEDLVKYSLDELLLVLILLRDGETHGKGLMADLSDLFDARLSPGTVYPRLHDLEEDDVLEMHELVRTKEYRIEDHDEVRARLETAMTQHLALGFIFSEALEEF; this comes from the coding sequence GTGCCTGCTGAGGGGGAGAGCGGAACCTCCATCGAACAACTCTATCAGGAGTTGACGGAAGTCGAGTCGTCGGGCTCGGCGAGCTCCGACCCCAGCCACCGATCGGCGGAGATCGTCGAGACAGTCACCGAACAGTTGTTTCCGGACTGGACGTCCCGGTTCGATGAGGACCTCGTGAAGTACTCACTCGACGAACTGCTGCTCGTGCTCATCTTGCTACGCGACGGTGAGACCCATGGGAAGGGTCTGATGGCGGACCTCTCGGATCTGTTCGACGCGCGGTTGAGCCCCGGGACCGTCTACCCCCGCCTCCACGACCTTGAGGAGGACGATGTCCTCGAGATGCACGAGCTCGTCCGGACGAAGGAGTACCGCATCGAGGATCATGATGAAGTCCGTGCCCGTCTCGAGACGGCGATGACCCAGCATCTCGCCCTCGGCTTCATATTCAGCGAGGCACTCGAAGAGTTCTGA
- a CDS encoding stage II sporulation protein M translates to MALAPAIRAAIAVLRSRTDDVLPAFLLTPAVAAVARTVGLVGVALAYAHLELTGGLEQFRSDLADRQLDPPDPNAEPEAFAEWVDGIAPLFESLLTPTTVGILVVSGVLALAVFVALSAVATAAQFAACRATLDDERGTTAAIRGARRHWLPMLGVLIAEFLLWGLLTGIAIAIVAAVALVSPIAAALVGLLVVLLWFFAVVAVRLVFAFAPAAVVVDDAGFAGAVGNGARFVRRAPVDAVSYSLLAVVVFGALGSLTAFSAQAGGVVVGVLSFLLVAPALSLTKTALYARHVDGIAPPPTPDRSLTDQLGDGLRRGLGEMVRFVGDSPGANLLSAALFVGGIAIGWLLAAPYEGLMSASIAGRLEGHFPPTAALFFGANNWTVAVGGALSGLALAVPTAVTMLFNGAMFGVYGRLEVDLLELVAFVVPHGILELPALVVSGGLGLALGATAWRTLRGRWSISRLAADIERAFWVLVGVGVLLGVAALIEGFVSPYYSRIFLAVV, encoded by the coding sequence ATGGCCCTCGCCCCCGCCATCCGCGCGGCTATCGCCGTCCTCCGCAGCCGGACTGACGACGTCCTGCCGGCCTTCCTGCTGACGCCCGCCGTCGCTGCGGTCGCCCGCACCGTCGGCCTCGTCGGGGTCGCCCTCGCGTACGCCCACCTGGAACTGACCGGTGGGCTCGAGCAGTTCCGCAGCGACCTCGCCGACCGACAGCTCGATCCGCCCGATCCCAACGCGGAGCCCGAGGCGTTCGCCGAGTGGGTCGACGGCATCGCGCCGCTGTTCGAGTCGCTCCTGACGCCCACGACTGTCGGCATCCTCGTCGTGTCGGGGGTGCTCGCCCTCGCCGTCTTCGTCGCCCTATCGGCCGTCGCGACCGCCGCCCAGTTCGCCGCCTGTCGGGCGACCCTCGACGACGAGCGCGGTACGACCGCCGCGATCAGGGGAGCGAGACGCCACTGGCTCCCGATGCTCGGTGTGCTGATCGCCGAGTTCCTCCTCTGGGGCCTCCTGACCGGTATCGCGATAGCCATCGTGGCCGCGGTCGCCCTGGTCTCGCCGATCGCCGCCGCCCTCGTGGGGCTCCTCGTCGTCCTGCTCTGGTTTTTCGCCGTCGTCGCGGTCCGACTCGTCTTCGCCTTCGCGCCCGCCGCGGTGGTCGTCGACGACGCCGGATTCGCCGGCGCCGTCGGCAACGGCGCCCGGTTCGTCCGGCGCGCCCCCGTCGACGCCGTCAGCTACTCGCTGCTCGCCGTCGTCGTCTTCGGCGCGCTCGGGTCGCTCACCGCCTTCAGCGCCCAGGCAGGTGGCGTCGTCGTGGGGGTGCTCTCCTTCCTCCTGGTAGCCCCGGCGCTCTCGCTCACCAAGACGGCGCTGTACGCTCGACACGTGGACGGAATCGCGCCGCCGCCGACCCCGGATCGATCGCTCACCGACCAGCTCGGCGACGGCCTCCGTCGAGGGCTCGGGGAGATGGTCCGATTCGTCGGAGACTCGCCCGGTGCGAACCTCCTGTCGGCGGCCCTGTTCGTCGGCGGTATCGCCATCGGGTGGCTGCTCGCGGCGCCATACGAGGGCCTCATGTCGGCGTCCATCGCCGGCCGCCTGGAGGGACACTTCCCGCCGACGGCCGCACTCTTCTTCGGGGCGAACAACTGGACGGTCGCCGTCGGCGGCGCGCTGTCGGGGCTCGCCCTCGCCGTCCCCACCGCGGTCACGATGCTGTTCAACGGCGCGATGTTCGGCGTGTACGGCCGCCTCGAGGTCGACTTGCTGGAACTGGTCGCGTTCGTCGTCCCGCACGGGATCCTCGAGTTGCCGGCGCTGGTCGTCTCGGGCGGGCTCGGACTCGCCCTGGGTGCGACGGCCTGGCGAACACTCCGGGGCCGGTGGTCCATCTCTCGTCTCGCCGCCGATATCGAACGCGCGTTCTGGGTGCTGGTCGGAGTCGGCGTTCTCCTGGGTGTGGCCGCGCTCATCGAGGGGTTCGTCAGTCCGTACTACTCCCGGATCTTCCTTGCCGTCGTATAA
- a CDS encoding cytochrome P450 translates to MTTAEPMAWPSALSDRRAKREPFDWYRRMHEAGGIRYDDERNCWDVFSYDAVTSVLTDAETYSSVTAPEDNRGGLPSMLSADPPEHTKLREPVEEYFQPGAVRPLAPEIRETTESLLDEADAETGGDRLDVVDDLAWPLPIHTIAALLGVPADDRAQFKAWSDAVVAGPQLTDGDRLGLETQRQDAALSLADYFAEVCAERREDPQDDLVSKVLVETDLSDMEVLGLFRLLLIAGNVTTTNLITNTLWCLDDAGLVEEVRKARHSGGTAERLDDAIEEALRYRSPVQRTVRRATRETELLGRTIEPDDRLSVWLGAANRDPERFDDPDAFDLDRSPNPHVAFGRGIHVCLGAPLARLEARVALDALLERYVSIDRVDADPDPVASPFIYGVQEFPVAVERAP, encoded by the coding sequence ATGACCACCGCGGAACCGATGGCGTGGCCGAGCGCCCTCTCCGACCGCCGGGCCAAGCGGGAGCCGTTCGACTGGTACCGGCGGATGCACGAGGCCGGCGGCATCCGGTACGACGACGAGCGGAACTGCTGGGACGTCTTCTCGTACGACGCGGTGACCTCTGTGCTCACCGACGCGGAGACTTACTCGTCGGTGACGGCGCCGGAGGACAACCGGGGCGGCCTCCCCTCGATGCTCAGCGCCGACCCGCCTGAGCATACAAAGCTCCGCGAACCCGTCGAAGAGTACTTCCAGCCCGGCGCCGTCCGCCCGCTGGCCCCCGAGATCCGCGAGACGACCGAGTCACTGCTCGACGAGGCGGACGCCGAGACGGGAGGCGACCGCCTCGACGTGGTCGACGACCTCGCCTGGCCGCTGCCCATCCACACCATCGCGGCGCTGCTCGGCGTCCCCGCCGATGACCGCGCGCAGTTCAAGGCCTGGTCGGACGCCGTCGTCGCCGGGCCGCAGTTGACCGACGGCGACAGACTGGGGCTGGAGACCCAGCGCCAGGACGCGGCGCTCTCGCTGGCCGACTACTTCGCCGAGGTCTGCGCCGAGCGCCGCGAGGACCCCCAGGACGACCTCGTCTCGAAGGTGCTCGTCGAGACCGACCTCTCCGACATGGAGGTCCTCGGGCTGTTCCGGTTGCTCCTCATCGCCGGGAACGTGACCACCACGAACCTCATCACGAACACGCTGTGGTGTCTCGACGACGCCGGACTGGTCGAGGAGGTTCGAAAGGCAAGGCATTCCGGAGGGACGGCGGAGCGCCTCGACGACGCCATCGAGGAGGCCCTCCGCTACCGCTCGCCGGTTCAGCGGACGGTCCGTCGGGCCACCCGAGAGACCGAACTGCTGGGGCGGACCATCGAACCCGACGACCGGCTGTCGGTGTGGCTCGGCGCCGCGAACCGCGACCCGGAGCGTTTCGACGACCCGGACGCGTTCGACCTCGACCGCTCGCCGAACCCCCACGTCGCCTTCGGGCGCGGCATCCACGTCTGTCTCGGCGCGCCGCTGGCACGGCTGGAGGCCCGCGTCGCCCTCGATGCGCTTCTCGAACGATACGTGTCGATCGACCGTGTCGACGCCGACCCCGACCCCGTGGCGAGCCCCTTCATCTACGGCGTCCAGGAGTTCCCCGTCGCGGTCGAGCGAGCTCCATGA
- a CDS encoding LLM class flavin-dependent oxidoreductase, translated as MQFGIFYEHQLPRPWDETDEQRLYEEALEQIELADELGIDYAWEVEHHFLEEYSHSSAPEVFLAAAAQRTEEIRLGHGIKLMPPEYNHPARVAEQVATLDLVSDGRVEFGTGESGSQVELGGFGIPVEEKYDMWHEATREVTEMMVGEPYPGYDGEHFVMEPRNVIPKPVQKPHPPLWMACSTREMIEEAARQGIGALCFAFTDENEAEEWVDTYYETFKRECEPIGHAVNPNIAMVTGFSCHEDHDVAVERGAEGFAFFQYGLAHYYAMGGHEPGKTDLWAQFQQAGGAEAFSDQVVDSAIGTPEELREHFRGFADAGVDQVILVQQGGNNRHEHICESLELFAEEVMPEFHADEEERLARKCEDLEPYIEEAMARRDDPRTVDESELPRVIPYDRDISDFTD; from the coding sequence ATGCAGTTCGGTATCTTCTACGAACACCAGCTCCCCCGGCCCTGGGACGAGACGGACGAGCAGCGGCTCTACGAGGAGGCGCTCGAACAGATCGAACTCGCCGACGAACTCGGCATCGACTACGCCTGGGAGGTCGAACACCACTTCCTCGAGGAGTACAGCCACTCGTCGGCGCCGGAGGTGTTCCTCGCGGCCGCCGCCCAGCGGACCGAGGAGATCCGGCTGGGTCACGGAATCAAGCTCATGCCGCCCGAGTACAACCACCCCGCCCGCGTCGCCGAGCAGGTGGCGACGCTCGACCTCGTCTCCGACGGCCGCGTCGAGTTCGGCACCGGGGAGTCGGGGTCGCAGGTCGAACTCGGCGGCTTCGGCATCCCGGTCGAGGAGAAGTACGACATGTGGCACGAGGCCACCCGCGAGGTGACCGAGATGATGGTCGGCGAGCCCTACCCGGGCTACGACGGCGAGCACTTCGTGATGGAGCCGCGGAACGTGATTCCCAAGCCGGTCCAGAAACCCCACCCGCCGCTGTGGATGGCCTGCTCGACCCGGGAGATGATCGAGGAGGCCGCCCGGCAGGGCATCGGTGCGCTCTGCTTCGCCTTCACCGACGAGAACGAGGCCGAGGAGTGGGTCGACACCTACTACGAGACGTTCAAGCGGGAGTGCGAGCCCATCGGCCACGCCGTGAACCCGAACATCGCGATGGTGACGGGCTTCTCCTGTCACGAGGACCACGATGTCGCCGTCGAGCGCGGCGCCGAGGGGTTCGCCTTCTTCCAGTACGGGCTGGCCCACTACTACGCGATGGGCGGCCACGAACCCGGCAAGACGGACCTCTGGGCGCAGTTCCAGCAGGCCGGCGGCGCCGAAGCCTTCTCCGACCAGGTCGTCGACAGCGCCATCGGGACGCCCGAGGAGCTCCGCGAGCACTTCCGCGGGTTCGCCGACGCCGGCGTCGACCAGGTCATCCTCGTCCAGCAGGGTGGCAACAACCGCCACGAGCACATCTGCGAGTCCCTGGAGCTGTTCGCCGAGGAGGTGATGCCCGAGTTCCACGCCGATGAGGAAGAGCGGCTGGCCCGCAAGTGCGAGGACCTCGAGCCGTACATCGAGGAGGCGATGGCGCGGCGCGACGACCCCCGGACCGTCGACGAGAGCGAACTCCCCCGCGTCATCCCCTACGACCGGGACATCAGCGACTTCACTGACTGA
- a CDS encoding RNA-guided endonuclease InsQ/TnpB family protein — protein sequence MTDAEALVKTLDFQLDIQSDNESLLYDACLEARSVYNETIRLAKQGVDWDIIPDRVADDADLVKNTIQRVVAKALGAMENYYEYDDFGQPSHTKDGAYPLRANYEEGYNLSLTDDGGLAFRISAKPYKHVKGVLDGCDAHLDILKIALTNNEWKIGTAEALFHDDTAELHVTVTNTKQTVRNKQASQSVVGVDLNEDNVALTALSKDGVEDTLVIDFPEIKFERHRYFTMRKRVQNAGKSSIQDALEGREERFVRDRLHKLSRHIVEWSCQFEKPCIVFEDLKAMRDSLDYGTRMNRRLHHIPFRALQFYTSYKASFEGIPTVWINPEYTSQRCPMCGHTERANRNKKRFKCRSCGQQDHSDRGASVNIAVKGAKKLDWTVPALNSLPTVRKVRRQASGAVDAPTVTHPTV from the coding sequence ATGACCGACGCAGAGGCTCTCGTCAAGACGCTGGACTTCCAACTCGACATCCAGAGTGACAACGAGAGTCTGCTGTACGACGCCTGCCTCGAAGCCCGATCGGTGTACAACGAAACCATCCGCCTCGCCAAGCAAGGCGTGGATTGGGACATCATTCCCGACCGCGTGGCCGACGACGCCGACCTCGTGAAGAATACGATTCAGCGCGTCGTCGCCAAGGCTCTCGGCGCGATGGAGAACTACTACGAGTACGACGACTTCGGCCAACCGAGCCATACCAAGGACGGCGCGTACCCGCTTCGTGCGAACTACGAGGAGGGGTACAATCTGTCGCTCACCGACGACGGTGGCTTGGCGTTCCGCATTAGCGCGAAGCCGTACAAACACGTCAAGGGGGTCCTTGACGGGTGTGACGCTCACCTCGACATTCTCAAGATTGCGCTCACGAACAATGAGTGGAAGATTGGGACGGCAGAAGCCCTGTTCCACGACGACACCGCTGAGTTGCACGTCACCGTCACCAACACCAAGCAGACTGTTCGGAACAAACAGGCCTCACAATCGGTCGTTGGCGTGGACTTGAATGAGGATAACGTGGCCCTCACGGCGCTATCCAAGGATGGCGTCGAAGACACGCTCGTTATCGACTTCCCCGAAATCAAGTTCGAGCGTCACCGCTACTTCACGATGCGGAAGCGCGTACAAAACGCGGGGAAGTCGAGTATACAGGATGCTTTGGAAGGGCGTGAGGAACGGTTTGTCCGTGACCGACTCCACAAGTTGTCTCGGCACATCGTGGAGTGGAGTTGTCAGTTCGAGAAGCCGTGCATCGTCTTTGAAGACCTCAAAGCGATGCGCGACAGTCTCGACTACGGCACGCGGATGAACCGACGCTTGCACCACATCCCATTCCGCGCGCTTCAGTTTTATACGTCGTACAAGGCGTCGTTCGAGGGGATTCCGACGGTGTGGATCAACCCCGAGTACACCAGTCAGCGGTGTCCAATGTGTGGGCATACGGAGCGTGCGAACCGCAACAAGAAGCGGTTCAAGTGTCGGTCGTGCGGGCAGCAAGACCACAGCGACCGTGGTGCAAGCGTCAATATCGCCGTGAAAGGCGCGAAGAAACTCGATTGGACTGTGCCTGCTCTCAACAGCCTTCCCACCGTGCGGAAGGTGCGACGGCAGGCATCGGGGGCCGTGGACGCCCCGACCGTGACCCACCCAACTGTTTGA
- a CDS encoding nucleotidyltransferase family protein, translating into MHGVVPAAGRGTRLRPLTDDRPKGLVDVGGRPLLDHVFETLRPHVELLAVVVGYRGEQIREHYGDSYRGTPVRYVEQANTEGLAHAVQQTEPLVDGPFLQLNGDNVLRGNVDEVVDVHRESGADATLLVDEVSPERAARGGVVELEDGDVVDLVEKPEDPPSRLATTGCFAFSPRIYEACRAVDRSERGEYELTDAIRWLLRNDGTVETVRFDGWRVNVNERGDVERAEAQL; encoded by the coding sequence ATGCACGGTGTCGTCCCGGCGGCCGGTCGCGGGACGCGGCTCAGGCCGCTGACCGACGATCGTCCCAAGGGCCTCGTCGACGTCGGCGGCCGTCCGCTCCTCGACCACGTCTTCGAGACGCTCCGGCCGCACGTCGAGTTGCTGGCGGTCGTCGTCGGCTACCGGGGCGAGCAGATCCGCGAGCACTACGGCGACAGCTACCGGGGAACGCCCGTCAGGTACGTCGAACAGGCCAATACCGAGGGACTCGCGCATGCGGTCCAGCAGACCGAACCGCTGGTGGACGGACCCTTCCTGCAGCTCAACGGCGACAACGTCCTCCGGGGCAACGTCGACGAGGTCGTCGACGTCCACCGGGAGTCCGGAGCCGACGCGACCCTGCTCGTCGACGAGGTGTCCCCCGAGCGCGCGGCCCGCGGTGGCGTCGTCGAACTCGAGGACGGCGACGTCGTCGACCTCGTCGAGAAGCCCGAGGACCCGCCGTCGCGACTCGCCACCACCGGCTGCTTCGCCTTCTCGCCGCGGATCTACGAGGCCTGTCGCGCCGTCGACCGGTCGGAGCGCGGCGAGTACGAACTCACCGACGCGATCCGGTGGCTGCTCCGGAACGACGGGACGGTCGAGACGGTCCGGTTCGACGGCTGGCGGGTGAACGTCAACGAGCGAGGAGACGTCGAACGAGCGGAGGCCCAGCTATGA
- a CDS encoding HTH domain-containing protein: MSEVHPDPRPEGQVTVDCYVRADAISDPVESSVAAVQELERAGIVDECTVRSWPSEVVVTPLTEGTLAVRRFRTFEEWAAQWGVYIDPPFRRTTRSSDLTGETREVLRTPAVCLAVYVDGRLREVFPHRSEETTYSVADAVETLRSGALAVDESVAREPSRADHCPTCDVPLSTGQGLYACPDCGWAGIATGRGAIERYDVPDKSRDEQPDDTGRSKLLP; the protein is encoded by the coding sequence GTGTCAGAAGTGCATCCAGATCCGAGGCCCGAGGGGCAGGTCACCGTCGACTGCTACGTCCGCGCGGACGCCATCTCCGATCCGGTGGAGTCCAGCGTCGCGGCCGTCCAGGAACTCGAACGGGCGGGGATCGTCGACGAGTGCACCGTCCGGTCGTGGCCGTCGGAGGTCGTCGTCACGCCGCTGACCGAGGGGACGCTCGCGGTGCGGCGGTTCCGGACGTTCGAGGAGTGGGCCGCGCAGTGGGGCGTCTACATCGACCCGCCGTTCAGGCGGACGACCCGCAGTTCCGACCTCACCGGCGAGACGCGGGAGGTTCTCAGGACGCCCGCGGTCTGTCTGGCCGTCTACGTCGACGGCCGCCTCAGGGAGGTGTTCCCGCACCGTTCGGAGGAGACCACCTACTCGGTGGCGGACGCTGTCGAGACGCTCCGCAGCGGCGCCCTGGCCGTCGACGAGTCCGTCGCCCGGGAGCCTTCGCGCGCTGACCACTGCCCTACGTGTGACGTCCCGCTCTCGACCGGACAGGGGCTCTACGCCTGCCCGGACTGCGGCTGGGCCGGCATCGCGACGGGGCGCGGCGCGATCGAGCGCTACGACGTACCGGACAAAAGCAGGGACGAGCAGCCCGACGATACCGGGCGCTCGAAGCTCCTCCCGTAG
- a CDS encoding TIGR04024 family LLM class F420-dependent oxidoreductase yields the protein MAQRDVVVPGGMDSITDIVEMAQHAEAHGFGRVSLPEVTGRDGVTLLATLAERTNHIGLSNDVFSPWGRSPAVLGQTGVTLQELSDGRYRMGLGTSSPDLTERWHLAEYEQPLRRLRETVELVKQVTAGERIDYDGEFFEGGGLQLRGADATEVPVDVAALGPKAVELAGRFADGWVPQLFTPEALAERMEDLERGADLGDRDASDLRVAVTVRSCALDDAERARDVAARQLAFMIGAYGPYYRQSISRQGFESETDAIHEAWDDGDRAAAVEAVTDEMVEELVAAGTPEEVRETVERFEAVDGVDAVRVGFFGEMTGDQRRRTVEVLAPDA from the coding sequence ATGGCGCAGCGCGACGTCGTCGTCCCCGGCGGCATGGACTCGATAACCGACATCGTGGAGATGGCCCAGCACGCGGAGGCCCACGGCTTCGGCAGGGTCTCGCTGCCGGAGGTGACGGGACGGGACGGCGTCACGTTGCTCGCGACGCTGGCCGAGCGGACGAACCACATCGGCCTCTCGAACGACGTCTTCTCGCCGTGGGGCCGGTCGCCGGCCGTCCTGGGCCAGACCGGCGTCACGCTCCAGGAGCTCAGCGACGGTCGCTACCGGATGGGGCTTGGGACCTCCTCGCCGGACCTGACCGAGCGGTGGCACCTCGCGGAGTACGAGCAGCCCCTGCGGCGGCTCCGCGAGACCGTCGAACTCGTCAAGCAGGTCACCGCCGGCGAGCGCATCGACTACGACGGCGAGTTCTTCGAGGGCGGCGGGCTGCAGCTCCGTGGCGCCGACGCCACGGAGGTCCCCGTCGACGTGGCCGCGCTCGGCCCGAAGGCCGTCGAACTCGCCGGCCGGTTCGCCGACGGCTGGGTCCCCCAGCTGTTCACGCCGGAGGCGCTCGCCGAGCGGATGGAGGATCTCGAGCGGGGAGCGGACCTCGGCGACCGCGACGCGTCGGACCTCCGGGTGGCCGTGACCGTCCGGTCGTGCGCGCTGGACGACGCCGAGCGGGCGCGAGACGTCGCCGCCCGACAGCTCGCGTTCATGATCGGCGCCTACGGGCCGTACTACCGGCAGTCGATCTCGCGGCAGGGCTTCGAGTCGGAGACCGACGCGATACACGAGGCCTGGGACGACGGCGACCGCGCGGCGGCCGTCGAGGCCGTCACCGACGAGATGGTCGAGGAGCTGGTCGCCGCCGGCACCCCCGAAGAGGTCAGGGAGACGGTCGAGCGCTTCGAGGCTGTCGACGGCGTCGACGCCGTCCGCGTCGGGTTCTTCGGCGAGATGACCGGCGACCAGCGACGGCGGACCGTCGAGGTGCTGGCGCCGGACGCCTGA